The Seriola aureovittata isolate HTS-2021-v1 ecotype China chromosome 12, ASM2101889v1, whole genome shotgun sequence genome window below encodes:
- the klhl18 gene encoding kelch-like protein 18: protein MAVYGGSVVSVCAAPPLVLTMGDVFCEELEDLVHFSVHDLPARGYVVMEEIRRQGKLCDVTLKVGDHKFSAHRIILAASIPYFHAMFTNDMVECKQDEILMQGMDPSALEALINFAYSGHVAIDQQNVQSLLIGSSFLQLQNVKDACCSFLQERLHPKNCLGVRQFAETMMCTTLYDSASSFLHQHFVEVSLSEEFLGLRTEEVLELVGCDELNVKAEEQVFEAVLAWVHHDRDQRESLLPELLSKIRLPLCRPQFLSDRVQQDELVRCCHKCRDLVDEAKDFHLMPERRPHLPTFKTRQRCCTSITGLIYAVGGLNSSGDSLNVVEVFDPIGNFWERCQPMRTARSRVGVAVINGLLYAIGGYDGQSRLSTVEVYNPETDSWTRVSSMNSQRSAMGTVVIDGHIYVCGGYDGKSSLNSVECYSPETDRWTVVTEMSASRSAAGVTVFDGRIFVSGGHDGLQIFNTVEYYNHHTNRWHQAAAMLNKRCRHGAASLGSHMYVAGGYDGSGFLSGAEVFSSGSGQWSLLVPMNTRRSRVSLVSTSGRLYAVGGYDGQSNLSSVEMYNPDTNRWIFMAPMVCHEGGVGVGCIPLQPA, encoded by the exons ATGGCTGTGTACGGTGGCTCGGTGGTGTCAGTTTGCGCCGCTCCGCCGCTCGTGCTGACGATGGGAGACGTTTTCTGCGAAGAGCTCGAGGATTTAGTTCATTTCTCAGTACACGACTTGCCGGCAAGGGGCTATGTCGTCATGGAGGAGATCCGACGTCAGGGGAAACTCTGTGACGTCACGCTCAAG GTCGGGGATCATAAATTCAGCGCTCACCGGATCATCTTGGCGGCCTCCATCCCATACTTTCACGCCATGTTCACCAACGACATGGTGGAGTGTAAACAGGACGAGATCCTGATGCAGGGCATGGACCCCAG tGCTCTGGAGGCTCTGATAAACTTTGCATACAGCGGCCATGTTGCGATCGACCAGCAGAACGTCcagtctcttctgattggctcgagtttcctgcagctgcagaacgTTAAAGACGCCTGCTGCTCCTTCCTCCAGGAGAG GTTACATCCCAAGAACTGTCTGGGCGTGCGTCAGTTTGCAGAGACCATGATGTGCACGACTCTGTACGACTCGGCCAGCAGCTTCCTCCACCAGCACTTTGTGGAGGTCTCTCTGTCAGAGGAGTTCCTGGGTCTGAGGACGGAGGAGGTGCTGGAGCTGGTGGGCTGTGACGAGCTCAACGTGAAAGCAGAGGAACAG GTGTTTGAGGCTGTGCTGGCCTGGGTTCATCATGACCGGGACCAGAGGGAGTCCCTGCTGCCGGAGCTGCTGTCCAAGATCAGACTTCCTCTGTGTCGACCACAGTTCCTGTCAGACCGAGTCCAGCAGGACGAGCTGGTTCGCTGCTGCCACAAGTGCAG AGATCTCGTGGATGAAGCCAAAGATTTCCACCTGATGCCAGAGCGGCGTCCGCACCTGCCCACTTTTAAGACCAGACAGAGGTGCTGCACGTCCATCACAGGTCTCATCTACGCTGTGGGAGGGCTCAACAGCTCAG gtgACTCATTAAACGTAGTCGAAGTTTTCGATCCGATCGGGAACTTCTGGGAGCGCTGTCAGCCAATGAGGACGGCTCGCAGCAGAGTGGGCGTGGCCGTCATTAACGGGCTGCTGTACGCCATCGGTGGATATGATGGCCAATCACGGCTGAGCACGGTGGAGGTTTACAacccagagacagacagctggacACGGGTGTCAAGCATGAACAGCCAGCGCAG CGCCATGGGAACGGTCGTGATTGACGGACATATCTACGTGTGCGGCGGCTACGACGGGAAGTCATCTCTGAACTCAGTGGAGTGTTACTCTCCAGAGACCGACAG GTGGACGGTGGTGACGGAGATGAGCGCCAGTCGCAGCGCTGCAGGTGTGACGGTGTTTGACGGACGCATCTTTGTCTCAGGCGGCCATGACGGTTTACAGATCTTCAACACG gTGGAGTACTACAACCACCACACCAACCGGTGGCACCAGGCGGCGGCGATGCTAAACAAGCGTTGTCGTCACGGGGCAGCGTCTCTGGGCAGTCACATGTACGTGGCGGGGGGGTACGACGGCTCGGGGTTCCTGAGCGGCGCAGAGGTGTTCAGCTCGGGCTCGGGGCAGTGGAGCCTCCTGGTGCCGATGAACACGCGGCGCAGCCGGGTGTCTCTGGTGTCCACGTCGGGGCGTCTGTACGCCGTGGGCGGGTACGATGGACAGTCCAACCTCAGCTCGGTGGAGATGTACAATCCCGACACCAACCGCTGGATCTTCATGGCCCCCATGGTCTGCCACGAGGGGGGGGTCGGGGTCGGCTGCATCCCCCTGCAGCCCGCCTAA
- the puf60a gene encoding poly(U)-binding-splicing factor PUF60a translates to MAAAVSAGGPALIMENGQSTTTKLGLPPLTPNQQEALQKAKKYAMEQSIKSVLVKQTLAQQQQLTSLQMASLTMGLGDALSPLQSVAAQRQRALAIMCRVYVGSIYYELGEDTIRQAFAPFGPIKSIDMSWDSVTMKHKGFAFVEYEMPEAAQLALEQMNSVVLGGRNIKVGRPSNIGQAQPIIDQLAEEARAFNRIYVASVHPDLSDDDIKSVFEAFGKIKSCMLSREPTTGRHKGYGFIEYEKPQSAQDAVASMNLFDLGGQYLRVGKAVTPPMPLLTPTTPGGLPAAAAVAAAAATAKITAQEAVGASVLGALAGPALLSQQLGGLPQAVMAAQAPGVITGVTPARPGVPQVGLVNPVLATPQTPVASFGSEVKRKEEEEECQQDAQQDGAMEPLSEQEHMSISGSSARHMVMRKLLRKQESTVMVLRNMVGPDDIDDDLEGEVTEECGKFGQVKRVIIYQERQGEEDDAEVIVKIFVEFSEAAEMNRAIQALNHRWFGGRKVVAEVYDQERFENSDLSA, encoded by the exons ATGGCGGCGGCAGTTTCTGCG GGAGGGCCGGCTCTCATCATGGAGAATGGACAGAGCACCACCACCAAGCTGGGCCTGCCGCCGCTCACCCCCAaccagcaggaggcgctgcagaag GCGAAGAAGTACGCCATGGAGCAGAGCATTAAAAGTGTTCTGGTCAAACAGACTctggctcagcagcagcagctcactaGCCTCCAG atGGCGTCTCTGACGATGGGTCTAGGAGACGCTCTGTCTCCCCTGCAGTCA gtggcGGCTCAGCGTCAGAGAGCTCTGGCAATCATGTGTCGAGTTTATGTCGGCTCCATCTACTATGAGCTGGGGGAGGACACCATCAGACAGGCCTTCGCTCCGTTTGGACCAATCAAGAGCATCGACATGTCCTGGGACTCTGTCACCATGAAACAcaag GGTTTCGCCTTCGTAGAGTATGAGATGCCTGAGGCGGCTCAGCTGGCCCTGGAGCAGATGAACTCTGTCGTCTTAGGAGGCAGGAACATCAAA GTTGGGAGGCCCAGTAACATCGGCCAGGCTCAGCCTATTATCGACCAGCTGGCAGAGGAAGCTCGCGCCTTCAACAGGATCTACGTGGCGTCGGTTCACCCCGACCTCTCCGACGACGACATCAAGAGCGTCTTCGAGGCTTTTGGCAAGATCAAGTCCTGCATGTTGTCCCGAGAGCCCACCACCGGGAGACACAAGGGCTACGGCTTCATCG AGTACGAGAAGCCTCAGTCTGCTCAGGATGCCGTGGCCTCCATGAACCTGTTTGACCTGGGGGGTCAGTACCTGCGGGTGGGGAAGGCCGTGACTCCGCCGATGCCCCTCCTCACACCAACAACACCTGGAGGACTTCCAGCTGCTGCCGCcgtggctgctgctgccgctaCCGCCAAAATCACTGCTCAG GAGGCCGTGGGAGCGTCGGTTCTTGGAGCTCTGGCCGGACCGGCGCTCCTCTCTCAGCAGCTGGGAGGACTTCCTCAGGCCGTCATGGCCGCCCAAGCTCCAGGTGTCATCACAG GGGTGACCCCAGCTCGACCTGGCGTGCCTCAGGTGGGTCTGGTGAACCCGGTGCTGGCCACACCCCAGACACCGGTAGCCTCTTTTGGCTCTGAggtgaagaggaaagaggaggaggaggagtgtcaGCAGGACGCGCAGCAGGATGGAGCCATGGAGCCACTCAGTGAACAGGAGCACATGAGCATCAGCGGCAGCAGCGCCAGGCACATGGTGATGAGGAAGCTGCTCCGTAAGCAAGAG TCAACTGTGATGGTCCTGAGGAACATGGTCGGTCCTGATGACATTGACGATGACCTGGAGGGGGAGGTCACTGAGGAGTGCGGGAAGTTCGGTCAGGTGAAGCGTGTCATCATCTACCAGGAGCGTCAGGGCGAGGAGGACGACGCAGAAGTCATTGTTAAGATCTTTGTAGAGTTTTCAGAGGCGGCCGAGATGAATCGAGCCATCCAGGCTCTCAACCACCGCTGGTTCGGAGGACGCAAGGTAGTGGCAGAGGTGTACGACCAAGAACGCTTCGAGAACAGCGACCTGTCGGCGTAG